The following is a genomic window from Methanoplanus sp. FWC-SCC4.
TCTGCAGTACCTGTTTGTCGGGGGGATAGCGGTCTCCTTTGTAGTGCCGGCGGCGGTTCCCTCGTGGCTTTTGACATACTAAAAATGTAATTTATTAAAGCTGTTATTAAGCCGGCCCCGTGTGTTGCTGGAGCTCTTCTGAATTAATAAATAAAAAATCCACTGGATTGATACCAAAATAAGTGCCTTGAAAAAATCTCAGATTAATAATAAGTACAAAGAAAGAAACCTCTGGAGGGGTTTGGAGAGTATAAAGCTCAAATCTTCTTTTTTTAGGTGGCTCCGTCACATCAGAAATGGCTCGACAGTCGATGTCATCCGGGCCACAGGTAATGCAAAGCGGGCGGCTGATTTCCTCATCGGGGGCGGAGAGGAATAAATTCTCTTTTTTTATTGTACCGGCCGGGATTGTTCACTCGTAAAACTCGTTTCACAACACCGGCCTTGTTTTCTCCGGTTGAGCTGGTTTGTGTTACGCCCGCAGGGCCCTTGCCTGTTCGTCTCGGCCCCTGCCGGCTGTGTGTGTAGTGCACCCCGCTCCGCATCACCGGCCGATGGCCGGCCATGCTCCACGGGAGTGTTACGATGACAATTGCCAAAAATGATTATGCAATGATCTAAAGAATTCTCCCCTCATGGTATTCTATACCTGTATCCAGAGATTGGATTTCAAAGATTTCTTCGATTTTTCTTTTAAATCTTTCAAACTTTTCAGGGTCTCCATTAAAAAAATTTGTTCCCTCAATTTTCCCGCCAATATTAGCGAAATATGGTTGAATATAGTCTGGGAAAGGCTCAGGAGGGGAGGTGGCCCCTATCCCATGGTATAGTTTAGAGTAAAGCGGGGATACTTTTCTCCATTCAAGATCTTCGCGAATCTTTATTGGTTCTCTATTTGTAGTCGAGAGATATGCAATGCCCAGTAAATATTCAAAAACATCATAATATTCTTGATATCTGCTATCGCTGGGAATTAATTCATTCAATATTGAACGACAGGTTTCGTAAATGAAGGTATAGAAATATCCAATTTTACCAAAAAATGGTTTGTTTATGTATACACAAAAATCAATTGATGTGATGTTTGAAATATTTACTGTTTCAAAATAGGGAGATCTAGTTCCACTGTTCGATTTATTGAGTTTTGGAGAGAACAGAGCCCCTAAAGTATTAAATTGATTCCCCTTTGTTGCCGCAATACCGCATGAATAAATTACAATCAATGCTGGAATATGTCTGAGATTATATAGATTTTCACCAAATTTCTTTTTTGATACCATTCCTGTGAGTTCTAGGTTGTTCACTCCAACATAGGGGTTAGAAAAACGAATATTTATCAGTCTTTCAATCACGTCATATACGAGCTCATAATAAGAGTCATCGTAATAAGCGATAGTTGCTAACATTGCTGCAAGTGGTTTTGTTTTTTCGGTTAGGGAATTTGTTCTTTGAATAAAGATTTCTGGTGCATGAACAGTTCCGATAGGGACATATTTCTCCTTAGCCAGTTCATCTAACACAATATCAGTTTGATTATGAATTAACTGGGAGAGTATCAGTTCTGGTTTGGGTTTTTGTAGGGCATCTGTTACCTTTTTTGTGGCAATAGATACTGTAAGTGGTTGAGTTTTGTCAATAGAATGCATTCGATTGATTACAGTTTGAATGTCTGTAAAAAATTGATCTGCGGACTCTATTTCAATAGGTATAGGTTTCAAGTTTGCTTTTAAAGTATCATCATCAGGTATTTTGCCATCAGGACGAAGGCACCAGAATGTTGGATATCTATGAACATTGTCAAAGGATATCATCTTTCTCAAACCTATGTCATAATCTGCCGACCATCCACATACTACAAGGCCATATTCCGAACAGATTCTTATAATATAATCCTTAATTTCTGGCTCATATTTATCCAAGTCTTCAGGTGTAATCTTTAATTTTAGATCCTGAAAATCTCCATTGATTTTTATAATTCTGCATTTATCTGGAAATATTGACATCAGAGCAGGATCTGAATCAGCCTTGATTACAACTGGGTGAATACCTGTTTTGTTCTCAATTGTATTTTCAAGAAGATTATCAAAATTTGTAGTGATAATTAGGCTTACAATATTGTTTTTTACCAATTCTGCAATTATTTCATGTGCTTCAGTTGTCTGTTTTGATATAATGTTGCCATCTTCATCTGTTTGGTAGATGAATGGGCGTAAACCTTCACTACGTAATTCTTTTTGAATTATTCGCTCATCAATTAATTTATTGAGTAATTTGTCAAATGTAGCTGTCTCGTTGTATTCATCATCAAACCATTTAATACACTCCTCGTATTTTTGTTCTCCTTCTATTTCACCGTCTTTCCCTTTTGCTTTGGCAATCTCAAGAATTATTTTTGTTGCGATTTGCCTGCCACTAGGATAATCTGCAGCGATTGAGATGCCAGCACCTAGAAGTAGAGCGTATCTTTTTGGAGATGAATTCATGGCATATGCGACAGGAATTGTTGAATCAATTTTCATCTTTATTCACTCCTTTTACTTTTTGATCCCTCCAAAAATTCCAAATGCAATATCCCTGAATGACAAACATAATCACAATGCCAACTATCAGAGCCTGATAGACAAACACAAGCATGTTATAGTTTTCAGGAATTTCTGTTAAGTGCATTAAAACCAGGCAGAGAAGTGTAAGAGTCAGGAACCGGAGAATCCATTCCGGTGGATAAAAAAGTTCTCTGATCTCTTGCTGAGTTATCATGAATGATTCTTTCTTTTCACCTTTTATAAGAATTTGCGGTGAACTTCAAAACTCTATTAAAAGAGATTAAATTACAGCAAATCTTAAATATGTTCAAATAAAGGCCAAATTGCCTTTTTTTGCATCCTCACAGAAGCCTCAGATTGCATGATCTCAGGCCCGGTATAGGTAAACATCGTCTGAGGGAATAGCGGGCTTCTATTTGGCTCTGTTGAAACAGTCTATTTTAACGGTTTATTTTAAAAAAGGCCCTATATTGTGGAGTTATCCCCCGGTACGTGAATAGAGGTGATTTGGAAGTATTTGAATCTAGGAATAGAAGGCCAAATCAGGCGTATTTGGCCTAGAAAGAG
Proteins encoded in this region:
- a CDS encoding SIR2 family protein; the protein is MKIDSTIPVAYAMNSSPKRYALLLGAGISIAADYPSGRQIATKIILEIAKAKGKDGEIEGEQKYEECIKWFDDEYNETATFDKLLNKLIDERIIQKELRSEGLRPFIYQTDEDGNIISKQTTEAHEIIAELVKNNIVSLIITTNFDNLLENTIENKTGIHPVVIKADSDPALMSIFPDKCRIIKINGDFQDLKLKITPEDLDKYEPEIKDYIIRICSEYGLVVCGWSADYDIGLRKMISFDNVHRYPTFWCLRPDGKIPDDDTLKANLKPIPIEIESADQFFTDIQTVINRMHSIDKTQPLTVSIATKKVTDALQKPKPELILSQLIHNQTDIVLDELAKEKYVPIGTVHAPEIFIQRTNSLTEKTKPLAAMLATIAYYDDSYYELVYDVIERLINIRFSNPYVGVNNLELTGMVSKKKFGENLYNLRHIPALIVIYSCGIAATKGNQFNTLGALFSPKLNKSNSGTRSPYFETVNISNITSIDFCVYINKPFFGKIGYFYTFIYETCRSILNELIPSDSRYQEYYDVFEYLLGIAYLSTTNREPIKIREDLEWRKVSPLYSKLYHGIGATSPPEPFPDYIQPYFANIGGKIEGTNFFNGDPEKFERFKRKIEEIFEIQSLDTGIEYHEGRIL